One window of Quercus robur chromosome 12, dhQueRobu3.1, whole genome shotgun sequence genomic DNA carries:
- the LOC126710462 gene encoding casein kinase 1-like protein HD16 yields the protein MPELRSRARRNRAPNNPDPNPITQPQPAAADDDDENKLSLRTLRQRRGTGQNRRGNSVYNRNNSNKNKKNDAIGGVDDRKIVRAKRSPKVIIETRSLKSKEEEEEEETRVLRQEVEERAMDEYDSGGRSGDKGLAAEDEGSTAPIPEKVQVGGSPMYRVDRKLGKGGFGQVYVGRRIGHASSSERTGAGAIEVALKFEHRSSKGCNYGPPYEWQVYGSLGGSHGVPRVHYKGRQGDYYVMVMDMLGPSLWDVWNNNSHTMSIEMVACIAIEAISILEKMHSKGYVHGDVKPENFLLGPPGTPEEKKLFLVDLGLATKWRDSTTGLHVEYDQRPDVFRGTVRYASVHAHLGRTGSRRDDLESLAYTLIFLQRGRLPWQGYQGENKGFLVCKKKMATSPETLCCFCPQPFRQFVEYVVNLKFDEEPNYAKYISLFDGIVGPNPDIRPINTDGAQKLICQVGHKRGRLTMEEEDDEQPKKKIRMGMPATQWISVYNARRPMKQRYHYNVADVRLSQHIEKGNEDGLFISSVASCSNLWALIMDAGTGFNAQVYELSPFFLHKEWIMEQWEKNYYISAIAGANNGSSLVVMSKGTQYLQQSYKVSDSFPFKWINKKWREGFYVTAMATAGSRWAIVMSRGAGFSDQVVELDFLYPSEGIHRRWDNGYRITSTAATWDQAAFVLSVPRRKPADETQETLRTSAFPSTHVKEKWAKNLYIASICYGRTVS from the exons ATGCCTGAGCTGCGTAGCCGAGCACGCAGGAACCGGGCACCCAATAACcctgacccgaacccgattACCCAACCACAACCCGCCGCCGCCGACGACGACGACGAAAACAAACTAAGTCTACGAACTCTCCGCCAGAGAAGAGGAACCGGACAGAACCGGAGGGGTAATAGTGTTTATAACCGTAATAATAGtaataagaataagaagaacGACGCGATCGGAGGCGTTGATGATAGGAAAATCGTGAGGGCTAAGAGAAGTCCCAAGGTCATCATTGAAACGAGGTCGCTTAagagcaaagaagaagaagaagaagaagagactaGGGTTTTGAGACAGGAAGTTGAAGAAAGAGCAATGGATGAGTACGATAGTGGCGGCCGGAGCGGCGATAAGGGCCTCGCTGCCGAGGATGAAGGCAGCACTGCTCCTATCCCTGAAAag GTTCAAGTTGGTGGTTCTCCTATGTACAGAGTAGATAGAAAACTGGGCAAAGGAGGCTTTGGACAAGTGTATGTAGGTCGACGCATTGGTCACGCCAGTTCAAGTGAAAGAACCGGCGCTGGTGCTATAGAG GTAGCTTTAAAATTTGAGCATAGGAGTAGTAAAGGATGTAATTATGGACCGCCGTATGAGTGGCAAGTTTATGG TTCACTAGGTGGCAGTCATGGTGTTCCACGAGTTCATTACAAGGGCCGGCAAGGTGACTACTATGTTATG GTTATGGATATGCTTGGACCAAGTTTGTGGGATGTCTGGAATAACAACTCACACAC GATGTCTATCGAAATGGTTGCATGTATCGCCATCGAGGCTATCTCCATATTAGAGAAGATGCACTCTAAGGG ATATGTGCACGGGGATGTAAAACCTGAGAATTTTTTGCTTGGTCCTCCTGGAACTCCAGAAGAGAAAAAGTTATTTCTTGTGGACCTTGGATTAG CCACTAAGTGGCGAGATAGCACAACTGGCTTGCATGTTGAGTATGATCAACGTCCAGATGTTTTCag GGGAACTGTTCGGTACGCCAGTGTGCATGCTCATCTTGGTAGAACTGGTAGCAGGAGAGATGATTTAGAATCTCTTGCTTACACACTCATTTTTCTTCAACGTGGTCGGTTGCCTTGGCAAGGATATCAG GGAGAAAATAAAGGATTCCTTGTATGCAAGAAGAAAATGGCCACTTCCCCAGAAACTCTTTGTTGCTTTTGTCCCCAGCCTTTTCGGCAGTTTGTTGAGTATGttgtaaatttgaaatttgatgaAGAACCTAACTATGCAAAATATATCTCCCTTTTCGATGGGATTGTTGGTCCAAATCCTGATATCAGGCCAATAAACACCGATGGTGCTCAGAAG CTTATATGTCAGGTTGGACATAAGAGAGGACGATTGACCATGGAGGAGGAAGATGATGAACAACCAAAGAAGAAGATTCGAATGGGGATGCCTGCAACACAGTGGATTAGTGTTTACAATGCTCGCCGGCCTATGAAGCAAAG ATATCACTATAATGTGGCAGATGTAAGGCTTTCCCAACACATTGAGAAAGGAAATGAAGATGGGTTATTTATCAGTAGCGTGGCTTCATGTTCAAACCTTTGGGCCCTTATTATGGATGCTGGCACGGGCTTTAATGCTCAAGTTTATGAACTCTCACCCTTTTTTCTTCACAAG GAATGGATTATGGAACAATGGGAGAAGAATTACTACATCAGTGCAATAGCAGGGGCTAACAATGGAAGTTCACTAGTTGTAATGTCTAAGG GAACTCAGTACCTACAGCAGTCTTACAAAGTCAGCGATTCATTTCCGTTCAAGTGGATCAACAAAAAATGGAGGGAGGGTTTTTATGTTACTGCCATGGCAACTGCTGGATCCAGATGGGCAATTGTCATGTCTCGTGGTGCAGGATTTTCTGATCAG GTAGTGGAACTAGATTTTCTCTATCCTAGTGAAGGTATTCATCGAAGGTGGGACAATGGTTACCGGATCACATCAACTGCAGCAACTTGGGATCAGGCTGCGTTTGTTCTTAGTGTTCCAAGAAGAAAACCTGCAGATGAAACTCAAGAGACACTTCGAACTTCTGCTTTTCCTAGTACACACGTCAAG GAGAAATGGGCAAAGAATCTTTATATTGCATCTATTTGCTATGGTCGAACTGTTTCATGA
- the LOC126709437 gene encoding protein SAWADEE HOMEODOMAIN HOMOLOG 2-like isoform X2: MGRLRPRERPAFSGFTKAEIEKMEKLLKESGEQLLNREICQRIAKGFNRSSGRAGKPIVKWNEVHGWFQNQQQNVPEASKNLPVLPKASPSNGTEENLERPKDSSKAGERIPDSLEAGKRIPALLELEFEARSSKDGAWYDVDVFLAHRFLSGEFEVCVRFVGFGAEEDEWVNVKKSVRQRSIPLEHSECHKVKVGDLVLCFQEKRDQAIYYDAHVLEIQRRLHDIRGCRCLFLLRYDHDDSEERVRLRRLCCVLR, translated from the exons atggGCCGTCTTCGTCCAAGAGAAAGGCCAGCCTTTTCTGGCTTTACAAAGGCTGAg ATtgagaaaatggaaaaattgcTAAAGGAATCAGGAGAACAGTTGCTGAACCGAGAAATATGTCAAAGAATTGCAAAAGGTTTTAA TCGCTCATCTGGTCGTGCTGGGAAACCTATTGTTAAATGGAATGAG GTACATGGTTGGTTCCAAAATCAGCAGCAAAATGTACCAGAAGCCTCTAAAAATCTGCCCGTGCTCCCAAAAGCTAGCCCTTCTAATGGGACAGAAGAAAACTTGGAAAGGCCTAAAG ATAGTTCAAAAGCAGGAGAAAGAATCCCAGATAGTTTAGAAGCAGGCAAAAGGATCCCAGCCTTATTAGAGTTGGAATTTGAGGCAAGGTCATCAAAAGATGGAGCATG GTATGATGTTGATGTGTTCCTTGCCCACAGATTTCTTTCTGGTGAATTT GAAGTTTGTGTCAGATTTGTTGGATTTGGTGCTGAGGAAGATGAGTGGGTCAATGTGAAAAAGTCAGTGCGGCAACGCTCTATTCCTTTGGAGCATTCAGAGTGTCATAAAGTGAAGGTTGGGGACCTTGTCCTCTGCTTCCAG GAGAAAAGAGATCAAGCAATCTACTATGATGCTCATGTTTTAGAAATCCAAAGGAGACTGCATGATATAAGGGGTTGCAGGTGTCTTTTCTTGCTTCGATATGATCATGACGACTCTGAG GAACGAGTGCGTTTGAGGAGATTATGTTGTGTGCTGCGCTaa
- the LOC126709437 gene encoding protein SAWADEE HOMEODOMAIN HOMOLOG 2-like isoform X1: MGRLRPRERPAFSGFTKAEIEKMEKLLKESGEQLLNREICQRIAKGFNRSSGRAGKPIVKWNEVHGWFQNQQQNVPEASKNLPVLPKASPSNGTEENLERPKEDSSKAGERIPDSLEAGKRIPALLELEFEARSSKDGAWYDVDVFLAHRFLSGEFEVCVRFVGFGAEEDEWVNVKKSVRQRSIPLEHSECHKVKVGDLVLCFQEKRDQAIYYDAHVLEIQRRLHDIRGCRCLFLLRYDHDDSEERVRLRRLCCVLR, translated from the exons atggGCCGTCTTCGTCCAAGAGAAAGGCCAGCCTTTTCTGGCTTTACAAAGGCTGAg ATtgagaaaatggaaaaattgcTAAAGGAATCAGGAGAACAGTTGCTGAACCGAGAAATATGTCAAAGAATTGCAAAAGGTTTTAA TCGCTCATCTGGTCGTGCTGGGAAACCTATTGTTAAATGGAATGAG GTACATGGTTGGTTCCAAAATCAGCAGCAAAATGTACCAGAAGCCTCTAAAAATCTGCCCGTGCTCCCAAAAGCTAGCCCTTCTAATGGGACAGAAGAAAACTTGGAAAGGCCTAAAG AAGATAGTTCAAAAGCAGGAGAAAGAATCCCAGATAGTTTAGAAGCAGGCAAAAGGATCCCAGCCTTATTAGAGTTGGAATTTGAGGCAAGGTCATCAAAAGATGGAGCATG GTATGATGTTGATGTGTTCCTTGCCCACAGATTTCTTTCTGGTGAATTT GAAGTTTGTGTCAGATTTGTTGGATTTGGTGCTGAGGAAGATGAGTGGGTCAATGTGAAAAAGTCAGTGCGGCAACGCTCTATTCCTTTGGAGCATTCAGAGTGTCATAAAGTGAAGGTTGGGGACCTTGTCCTCTGCTTCCAG GAGAAAAGAGATCAAGCAATCTACTATGATGCTCATGTTTTAGAAATCCAAAGGAGACTGCATGATATAAGGGGTTGCAGGTGTCTTTTCTTGCTTCGATATGATCATGACGACTCTGAG GAACGAGTGCGTTTGAGGAGATTATGTTGTGTGCTGCGCTaa